Proteins encoded within one genomic window of Manis pentadactyla isolate mManPen7 chromosome 4, mManPen7.hap1, whole genome shotgun sequence:
- the NCMAP gene encoding noncompact myelin-associated protein, with amino-acid sequence MTTATPLGGTTFFSLNATTREEDFLYKSSGAIVAAIVVVVILIFTVVLILLKMYNRKMRTRRELEPKGPKPASPSALGPNSTTSQHPATVTFSPVDIHVETR; translated from the exons ATGACCACCGCCACCCCATTGGGGGGTACTACCTTCTTTTCATTGAACGCGACCACCAGAGAAGAAGACTTTCTGTACAAAA GTTCTGGAGCCATCGTTGCTGCCATTGTGGTGGTTGTCATCCTCATCTTCACTGTGGTTCTGATCCTGCTGAAGATGTACAACAG GAAAATGAGGACAAGGCGGGAGCTGGAGCCCAAGGGCCCCAAGCCAGCCTCCCCTTCTGCCCTGGGCCCGAACAGCACCACCAGTCAACATCCAGCCACAGTGACCTTCAGCCCTGTTGACATCCACGTGGAGACTCGGTGA